TCTCAACTTCGAGTCGCTGCGCAAGCTGGCGAGCCACGGCATGGTACGTGGCATGCCGCAGATCGAACACGTGAACCAGATCTGTGATAGCTGCTTGGCAGGGAAGCAGCGACGTACCCCTTTTCCGCAGGTTGCCAAGTACCGTGCACAGAAGCTACTCGAACTCGTGCATGGCGACATCTGCGGCGCCATCAAGCCGGCGACGCCCGCCGGCAACAGCTACTTCCTGCTACTCGTCGACGACTACAGCAGATACATGTGGTTGACGCTGCTGAAACACAAGGACGAGGCAGCTCAGGCGATTCAGCGATTCAAGGCGCGCACCGAGATCGAGTCCGGGAATAAGCTTGGCATGCTCCGGACCGATCGCGGTGGCGAGTTCACGGCACACACGTTCGCGGCGTACTGCGCCGATCAGGGAGTGGCACGGCAGCTGACGGCGCCGTACTCTCCCCAGCAGAATGGCGTCGTGGAGCGTCGAAACCAGTCCGTGGTGTCCACGGCGCGCAGCCTGCTGAAGGCCAAGGGCATGCCGGGGCGGTTCTGGGGAGAGGCAGTGACCACCACGGTCTACCTCCTCAATCGCTCACCAACGAAGAGCCTCGACGACAAGACGCCGTTTGAGGTATGGCATGGGTTTACTCCTAATGTGCAGTACCTATGTacttttggttgtgttgccCATGTCAAACCGACGAAGCCGCACCAAAGCAAGCTTGAAGATCGCAGCAAACCGATGGTCTTCATCGGCTACGAGCAAGGATCGGCGGCCTACCGATGCTACGATCCGGTGCGCGATCGGGTGCACGTCACCCGTGACGTCGTGTTCGACGAAGGAGCACGATGGGACTGGGAGCATGGCAAGAACGACCATACCCCCGGCTGGTTCACAGTGGAGTTTAACTCCATGCTCCTACCAGGCTCTGCCGTGACAGCATCCACAGCCGAAACAGCTGCCGCGACGGAGTCTCCAGCTCCTGCTATGCCTACTGCGGCAGGATTTCCTGCCAATTCTGCTGCCGCGACAGGACCGGCTGCCTCACCTGCCTCGACAgcaacaaaacaagctgaTTCGACTATCGCGACAGAGGTCGAGCACCCGATGGTAACACGGGCGAGGGCTGGTATCTTCCAGCCCAACCGGAGTCTGGCTGACTACGTGGTCAGtcacgacgacgatgatgacgaCGTGCTGCAGCTAGCGGACGTCGACGAGCCTCGCACGTACAACGAGGCCTCGGACGATGTGAATTGGAAGAAGGCGATGGAGGACGAGATCGACTCCATCAACGATAACCACACTTGGCACCTTGTTGATTTGCCTGCAGGACAACGACCAATAGGCCTCAAGTGGGTGTTCAAGCTGAAGCGCGACGCGTCGGGCAACGTATTCAAGCACGCAAAGGGCTCCGTCCAGCGGCACGGAGTGGACTTCGATGAAGTGTTCGCCCCTGTCGCACGCCTGGAGTCAGTGCGGCTACTCCTGGCACTGGCGGCGCATGAAGCTTGGTCCGTGCATCACATGGACGTCAAAAGCGCCTTCCTTAACGGTGAGCTGCAGGAGGAGGTGTACGTGAGCCAACCTCTCGGCTTCGTCGCTCGTGGCGAGGAGCACAAGGCGCTGCGCCTCGACAAGGCACTCTATGGCCTGCGGCAAGCACCGCGGGCGTGGTACGCCAAGCTCGACAGCTCTCTGCTGTCACTTGGCTTCAGTCGCAGCACGGCGGAACACGCCGTGTACGCACGCGGCAACAAAAAGGGGCGCCTGCTGGTCGGTGTATACGTCGACGATCTGATAATCACCGGCAGCGACGAGCATGAGATCGAGCTGTTCAAGGAACAAATGAAGGAGAAGTTTTGCATGAGTGATCTTGGATTACTCAGCTTCTACCTGGGAGTTGAAGTGAAACAAAGCGCCGATGGCATCACTTTGTGCCAGTCGGCGTACGCGGCCAAGATCCTGGATCAGGCCGGCATGACGGGATGCAATCCCTGCACTTTGCCAATGGAGCCACGTTTTAAGCTGAGCAAGACCAGCACAGCTCCACCAACTGACGCCACAGCCTACCGGAGCATTGTGGGCAGCCTCCGGTACTTGGTACACACTCGGCCAGACATCTCCTACTCAGTGGGGTACGTGAGCCGCTTCATGGAGGCTCCGACGACTGAACATTTGGCCGCTGTGAAGCACATCCTCCGCTACATAGCTGGTATGCTGCACTATGGCTGCATGTACAAGAGGAGAACGAATGAGGCAGCTGTTCTGAATGGTTTCAGTGACAGTGACATGGCGGGCGACGTCGACACCCGCAAGAGCACCACCGGCGTCCTGTTCTTCTTCGGCGAAAGCTTGATCAGCTGGCAGTCGCAGAAACAAAAGGTGGTGGCCCTGTCCTCATGTGAAGCAGAATACATTGCTGCGACGACAGCAGCTTGCCAGGGCATTTGGCTCGCCCGTCTGCGCAGTGATTTAACAAACGAGCAGCCGGGGAGTGTTCTGCTAAAAGTGGACAACAAGTCGGCGATTTCTCTCAGCAAGAACCCCGTTTTCCATGACCGCAGTAAGCACATTGATACAAGGTATCATTTCATCCGTGAGTGTTTGGAAGACGGGAGGGTTGAAGTCCAGTTCATCGGCACTGACGGCCAGCTCGCAGACATACTGACGAAGGCACTTAGCCGTGCTCGTTTTCAGGAGCTTCGAGTTCGAATCGGTGTCAAAGAAATCAAGTAAGTGCTCAGGTTTAGGGAGTGATTTGTAAGATAAATCCTGAGCATCCACGTCGTGTGTTTGTTAGGCGGTGCGGTTAAGGCCTGCATAGTCAGCCGCCGTCGTAGTATACGTTTTGGTTTTGGCTTTGGCTTTGTTAGTCGGTTGTTAGGCTGTCAGGCGGTTTCTACTGCCTATAAGTATGCTGTCCTAGTCTTGTAACAAGTAACGAAAAAATAGAATATCAGTTGGGTTCCTTGCTGTCCCTTTCACGAGAGAATAGTGAGGGTGAAAGCGACGGGTTCTGGCCATCAGAGCAAGCAGAGCGCGAATCGGCCCCCAGAGATGTCCGCCGGACGCGCACTGGCGTGATGGCGTCTCGCCTCTCGGACTCAACGGTGGCTCTGGAAGACTGGAACACCAGGAACGCGAGCGGGAATGGCGGTGGTTCGGTGGCCACGCGGTCACTGGAGACGACGAAGAGAGGAGATGTCCGGTGGAGTTGCGGGAGCCCGAAGAAACTAACGGGAGTGGTGGCTGTGGATAGGGTGGAGCCCCGGCGGAACTCGAAGCTTTTCCTGTGAGGTTTTCTTGCCGTTGTTGAGGGAGAGATGCAGCGGGAGTACTAACAGGCGAGGGCTTGGTGTGTGCAGGAGAAGGCGAGAATTGGCTTTCGGTGTGAATGGGAGGCGGCAAAGTCCTCGGCGTCAGGCGAGCGCAGGCGCACAGTGCAGCGGCAGGGAGCAGGGTGTGGTGCAGTGCGGGGGGCCCAGATGTCTCCAAACGGTGACCATCATCTATGTTATTGCAAAATAGAAATTTCAGGactggtaaaaaaaaggaaatttcaGGCTGCTTAACATCCACCCCCAAAATGCTTTATAACTCACTTCTATATTTTTCCAATTGTCTAACCCATCCATTGCGCAAAGTCccatcataaaaaaaattccttaaGAAGCACCCCCATAATGCTTATGACTCGTCTCTATCTTTTCTCAGATTTCTTACGACTCAGTATTTGCACACATTGAATACGCCTTAAGCCAATAAGGAACTGACCAGCGGGCCCCGCAACTCAAAGAGAGAAAGGGCAGTCCAAATGCACAAGTCAAGACGGTTCCCACGGCCAGCACGTGTCAGAAGAGGTTTGACAAGCAGTGGGCGTCCGTCCAGTCAAAAGCCAACATGCAGCGGCTCCAAATAATTTTGAGAAAAGTCTACGAGGAAAGACTTAGATTTTGAGGCCTAAGGCCCTCTGCATAATGTCAAAAGGCCAAATTTGCAAAGTAGTTTCAATTTAGCGTTGGTGCtaaattttagttttgttgcaATGTATATGATGCCAAATTTACACGTAGACGAAACCCACGGAAGAATAAGTTACCCTAAATAATTTCACCCCATCTATTTTCCTTATcacttcctcttccccaaCTGCACCTTCCATTCAAATCCTCCACCTAGCACCGTCTCCCCCTGCGCCAGGCACCACCATCATCCACAGCCagggccgcctccgcctcgctaTGCCCCGCGTCTCACATCGTCGGGCAGTTTATGTTGGCACGAGACGTGAGAGGGCAATACCAATTTGTTTATTCTCTAGCAAAATTTAGCACCGGAGCAACGGATGTGCCAAATGCCAAATTTGGCACTGCTATTTGGCATACACTGTGGAGACCCTAACATGGTCCGAAAATTATAAAATTTGACAGGCGTGCTTGAAGTAGTTTTATCTATCTACTTCAAATGTTTCAGCCGTTTCAACcaaaaaatttaattttaattGATTTTAAATACTTCTTCAAATTCATATAGACTTAAAATAAATCCAATAACTTTGTTCGTAATTTTGATAAAGTTCCCACAAGATCGTATTTGGATTTGCCAAAATGTTTTGTTCCCAAATACATATTCTCATGGGTTCGAAAATAGTTCTATTGTATTCAGATATTTTCAAATGTGGTTCAAGTTAGAGTAATTTGTTGGGCCACTAATTAAATTCCATAGATCTTGGGACTCATTTTATAATTATAGGGGCTTGTGCAAATGTTCTCAAGGTCAAAGGTTGATGTTTTGATATCGTCGTATCCGGGCAGCGGCACCTCAGATCTcgtggagggaggcggcgtggGCAATGTAACACAGTGGACGTCGTAGGATGGAGGCGGTGGCGATAAGGGTTGTAAACGGTGCTCGTTTAtcgccagagagagagagaggggggggggggttttATAAATATAGGTTGGTGGTGAGGAACCAGTAGAATAGGAGGCTGTAAATGCAAAACTACAAATCCACCAATCCTGAAGCGTTAGGGCAACTACAAAATAACCAATACAAAAAGTGTCCGTTTTGGTCTGTTTGGGTCACGACTCGAACAAAGCAAAAGATTTTTTCCTGCATTTGTTTGGGTCCGCTGGTGCCCCCGACGCGATCACCTATTTGGTCCATTTTATTGGTCATAAACATGCATGCCGTAGGACAAAGGAACATGAGGACAAAAgagcaaaagaagaacaaacgCACACCAAAGATGATGTCCATCCAGACCAAAACATGGACCAATTTGGGTTGGACACAGGTGGGCGGCCTGAATGGAAATGGGTCTTCCcactggagatgctcttaacAGGCCATTTCATTATGGGAGACGTTCTCGGAGAGCCTCCAGCAGATCGCTAAAATGTGGCCTCGTGTAACTGGGCAAACCGTAAGACAATGAGCTCGCCTAATCTTTGTAATACAACATGTATATGTTTTTCAGTGATAAAAACACAAGATAACATTAAAAGGGATCCGCAATCCAATGTCACAATTGATCTACCTGTCAAGAATCAACAACAGAAACTTCACATCTATTCTTACAACGCCATTTTATCAAAAAGGGCCTTACTCATGAAGGGAAGTTGGGAGAGTTCATTGCAGCTCTGGAGGACACTAGTTCAAGATCCATTTTCAGCTCTAAGGATGCGGCTTCCCTGcgatcttcctcttctctttcttctctttgatCTTTTGTACAAAAAAACCTTTTTACTTAACACAAACCCACTGTACCGGTAGTATGCCACTGGCAAGTGGATCTCCTAAATGCCGTACAATTGTGAGAGGTAGCGACACAGTTAACTGCCTCCCTTCTGCTTGAGGGTAATCTTGTCTCCCAAACTGAGCGCAATTCCTTGGGTCTTGCTCCTTATTCTGATGTAACCACTGAGCTTGCCATCAGCTTGCTTTTCGATGCTTATATTCACCAAAGCATCTTCACCAAACACACTCTTCGCGTAAAGGTTAGCAGCGAGAAAACCACACTCCCCATCAAGCGCAGACCTGATGTCAGGTTATCAATCACAGTTCATCAGTAATCAGATAAGCAACGGAAGGTATGGAGTAAGATAGCAGTCCTTGGCAATGGCAATATCCTAACCAGCTAACCCTCGAGAACTAACCAACTACTCATCTCATCAAAAGCAGGTATTCAAATGCAAgatttttttgttctgtttcaCTAACCAAATTAATCATCATTTAGATTAGCTGTGtataaaacaacaaaaattggtgTTCTATTTGTATCTCATGCATGAACAATCTTGGTGCCGCAAAAGGCAGAAGTTATATATTCTTGTAATTTGTGCAGTTTTACTTGGTTCTTAATCATATCAAAGAAGCTCATAATTCATAGTAACCTGCCTAAACTAGAAGCCTTAGCCATGAGCATTGCGAAAAATAGAGAAGTTAGGCTTAGCCTAAGTAAATTAGCCTTCAAACTGGAAAAGGCGGACTGTTAACTGAAGCCTAAACCTCACCTGTTAACCAAATAAGCATTACTGTAATTGATATAGAGTAAATTATTAGCATTCCATTCATGATTATGCATGTAGTGGCGGTCTGTAAATGTCTACATGCCTAAAATAGGTACACaaatacaaaataaataacttATGCAACTATATAATATCAAAGCAAGCACAATTCTTGTCTGAAGATGTAAGAGGTCAACTGTGACAAAAACTTACGGAGGTGTTAGACACTTCATGTTTGTCGACTTGATAACATGATTCAAGAATTCCTTCTCATCTTGAATCACCGTATTGACTGCAACCTGATGAACAAGAAAAAAGCAATAGTTGCAGTCAGAACCTGAAATAAGGAACAAAAATATTCATAACACAATAAAAGGAGCATGACATGACAATTTCAATGCATTCCGTATCAACCCGGTGCAATGACAAAAGTAACTCTAAGAAGACAGCTTTCAAAGCAAAAAATGACAAATAGTCAATCAAACTGAAAATTAAGAAGTTTGATTGAAGGAAATGGTCCAAAAAGAGTAATTATTAAAAATAACAGCTTCAGCTACAGAGATCAGAAGCTGAAAGGCTACAATATTTCAGCAAATAACCAAGAGACTATTTTTTCCACCGTACGTTGACTAGGGAATATAAATACATGATACAGTACAAAGCAGGATAATGACAAatcaataataataatactccctccgatccataaaaagtttcgcacattttgtactaagttagtacaaattttgtactaagtgggcgacactttttatagATAGGAGGTAGTAGTGTAGTAGAGCAAACTCAACAATGCTGTTGATGCAGATCAGTTACAATGTTAAATATAAACGATTTTTACAGATAAATTGGCTACAtggaaataaaacataagGTTAAGCAATGTATGCGATCAAGTGGAGgcaaaatactactccctccaatcgaTATTTCTTGTTGCGgctttgtctagatatgcaTGTAAGAATTAGGAGCAACATAGACTATAAACTTGGAATGGGGAAAATCCTGCGAAAGACGTTGCAGTGACTGCATTGTACAAAGAAGCATGCATATTACCTTGTTTTCCCACTCAAATTCAGCCCACATGTTACGGAAAGTAACATCTGCACATGTAGCAGGTGAGATGTAATCCATGATGTCAATGTGAATATCATTTAGGACAACCACTGATCGCTCCATCACATTAGAAGTCTCGTAAACTATGTTACCAAATATGACTCCAGTCTCTGTTGAAGAAACCTTTATATTAGCACGTATTTGCTTGCTCGATTCAGGAGCCAAAGTGTAGTTCTGAGGGCGATCAACAAGTTTGAGATCTCCCATTGTAGCCAATTCCAAGCACAGGTTCTGAAGTGTCTCCTTTGTACGGTTAATGACAGTAACATCAAGTACAATATCATAATGATGAACTGTCACAAATGCTTCAGCATATACAGGATCACTGAACCCAGTCAACTGAAGAATGCGATTGAGTCTGTTTGCATCATCTGTTTCCTTAGTAAATCCACCAGTTGCAGCCTTCAAATCATCCTGGACCTCATCTTCCAACTCAAGCTGGGTCATGCCCTAGAAAAAAATGCCACATTTTATCAACAGGAGAAACAGGTATAAAATAGTATGTTGGTAAGCTCTGGAAATTAAAAGGTCACCATCCAAGACAATAAATAGTAATGCTTAAGATATTCTCTACTGAAGCATTGCCATATTAACAGTTTAACACTAATAGTAAACCTTCGCCTCGAAGCAACAATATGGTTCATGTCTATTGATCTTAACATGCTCCTAATGATGTTGAAGAAACTGCCAGCTTTTCCTCTACCAAAAGAAGATAAAGTTTCCAGCTAAGGGTAGTAATGTACTACCTTAGCAGCCCTCTTGAAAGATCAAGATAATTTTGACACGTGTACTAGTATTTCAAATCCAACAAATAGACCTAAACCTTTCAAGTTGAAACAAGGCTGGTTACAGCTGACCAATAGCACAGTGTTTGAACATAGATAGGCAAGTACCATCCACTATATTGTGTTGCACACAGAGAAGCATGAACACCTGTTCAATGTTGCATTATAGGACATACACTGATGCTAGTGGAAAACAAAGAACTGGTTACCCAACGCTGACTTCATGGCAGGAAAAAACAGAACAGTTCTCGTTTGAAACAAAGTATTCTTAGAGGTTAGGAGAGAAAGCAAAAATGTTTTAGTTTGTTGCAAGATCATTTTAAGGATCACACAATGTCAACGTGAGTTGCTTTATAGTTGAATAACAAAAATGACATTTCAAAAATGTTTCTTAGAGCAGTTCAAAAATCATTAAGCCTGGAGAAAAGACCAACTCAATacaacatactccctccattcaaTAATTTTGAACTTAAACGAACGACAAGAAtcatggaacggaggtagtaatgTGCAATAACTTCCGCAACGGCATTAGATTAATAATTCCAAGCACCTAGTCATGCATTTATTGCTCGCTTTATTAGAATGCTTGTGGTGTGGTCTAGGCGCTAACAAGCATTGGCGGAAGAAAAGGTTGCAATTTCCATAGTGCAAAAGCATAATTGATAGGTAGTTTTCTCTTACTCTTCTGCTCTTCAGGTGGTAGAAATCAATAAGATCATCTGGCTGGGCATGAGAGATCTGTGCCTTGGCCTTCATCTCCTCTGTCTCCCTGAATTGCTTCTCAGCAAGCATCTTGGCAAAACTCTGTCTACATGACTGCAGCCAAATCTTTCTCACATCATCACCAGTATTGCAAAGCAACCTCACGCAAAGCACAATCCTGTCATATGAATCATTATCAATTGGCTGGGGAAGGTAGGAGGAAAGCCCGAGCTGCAGAATGGACGTCATGACCAACAAGGCCCCAGTACAAGCTTTGTTTGCTTCAACCTTTGATGGTTGCACCTCCTCTAGCCTCAGTATAAGTTTGGTAAGTGTACAGGCAACAACTGCAGCCAAGAAGAAATCGCCGGAAAGAATGAGTGATCGGAGATTCAGGGTTGATGCTAATGATCCAGGAGTGACTGATGGAGTCGAAATGGCTTCAGTAGCAGCACTCTGTGTGGCATAAGTGCCGTCTGCAAGAACAACCGGCCGTCTCGAAGATACAGTGACAGAGTTCACCATCGGCTGGGTTGGCTTGGTGGAATCAGTTGTCTCCCCTTCCTCCGAGACAGTGAAGAATGGTAGATCCCCAAGGCACTGCTTGATGGTGGCAATGGCACTCTCAACCTCTGATAACGATAGGGAGTACTCTCCAAGAATCCAGAGAGCAATTGAGCAGACACGGGATGCTCGGATCTGATAGAAGGTATCGATCAGCCTCTGGATCATGGACACACGCAGCTTGGGATTGGTCTCAATGATCTCACGCACAAACAACACAACATCAACTGCTGCTGCCACATTAGTGTCACCAAGAAAGTCCATAAGGAGGTGCACCACTGATCCAGCAACCTCTGGGAACTCCACCGCACATGCATGGATGGCCTGCACCAGCATCTGCCGGTACTCGCCACCCTTCTCAAGCTCCCCCGATTGCGTCTTGACCACCTCCTTCTTGAGGTAAAGCACCACCTCCTCGACATTACGGGGAGTGAGCAGATCCAGCACCAAATCCAGTACCTTCCTCTTGACATCTAAGTTCGGGCTGGCAAGTGCACGCAGCACATCCATTACTACATCCACCATCACATCCCGGTGCGATGTGCGCAGCTCATTCAGGCGGTCCAGGAGAATGAGCCTCACATTGTTGTCACTCTGCGATGAGAGCAGCTGGCAGTATGTGTTGGCAGCAGCCCGCACCGCAGTGGGTGCTGAGGAAAGCGACACGAGAGCACCTGCGCACTCATACACAACCGCTGTGCTTGGAGAGGAAAGGAGGGAGATGATGATCTTGATATACCTGCCCTTGTCGGCACGGTTTGGAGAGCGGCAGACCTTTCTGATGAGGTCGACCGCGGCCATCTGCAGGAGATCGGGCCACTCGGTGACACGTTCAGCGTTGGAGAAGAGGTATGCCACGGCACGTTCCTGCCCACAGAGGCAGAGCATGAGGAACGCGTTCCGCCGGGCAGAAGCGTCCTGCTCCGACGCGAGCGCGCGCTCAACGAGCTCAGGGGCATCGGGGATGAGCTGGTCGCCGTGCGGGAGGCGGTAGATCGCCGAGATCGCGGAGAGCGCATGGCGGCGGATGAAGTGGTGGCGGTGCTCGAGATTCTCGAGGATGGAAGGGACGAGCGGCTCGAGCACCTCCGGCTCGGAGAGGCGGCAGAGGAACCGCAGCGTGACGCCGCGGATGTACTCGTTGGGGTGCTGCAGGTTGTTGCGGAGGTTCTGGCAGATGAGGATCATCTCAGGGAGGACGCGGCCGGCTGCGTCGCGCTTGTCAATGATCTCGAGGTAGAGGAGGAGCAGCTTCTGGATGGTGTGGTCCTCGGAGGGGAGGACGTAGCGGACGACGGTGATGAAGAGCTGCGGCAGGGTCTCGCCATTGAGGAGGAGCATGACGGCGCGCTTCATGGCCTCGACCTTGGCCGCGACGTCGCTGCCCTCCAGATCCGCCTTGATCTCgttggccatggcggcggagcCCTTGTCGAAGTGGACCAGCAGCGTGCACGGCTTGTCCATGGCGCCGGATCTGCCGTGCAGCCGCGCCGGAtctgcggcggaggaggatcgGGATctgggaggagaaggggggaggaagggggaggtTGTTAATGGGGGGTGAAGAGGCAACAGGCCACCTCACCTTGGACCTTTCCTTCTGTTCTACGGTTTTGGTATTCTATCGTTCATAGCACGAGGAATGTTGTATTCGGGCCTTCGAAATCGAATGGGTCTGACTCCGTTCCAAGTTGACCCCTGGTGGGCATGTTCTCACGCTGAGCGGGGTATGATTTTCTGCCCAAATGAACTGTGGGCCCAAAGATCCAGTTTTAGCAATTTGGACCTACGGACGGCCCCGTTGAAGGCATGACCGGGCCTGTTTTGATTTGATTCTAACAGCTCGTTTTGAcaaccaagaattcatttcatttgatcaaaatgaaatgaaatccaatttttgataaaattttatttagttgaatttgaattccgggttgaaaaatcatgtttgtctaccacatggaattgaagagtgagaaacaattctaaaaaaatgatggCTCTAAAActagttatagtgtgattctatggaatttgagattgaattcttGTGGCTAATTctgtgccaaccaaacaagttgttttttggaat
The Brachypodium distachyon strain Bd21 chromosome 2, Brachypodium_distachyon_v3.0, whole genome shotgun sequence genome window above contains:
- the LOC100839296 gene encoding coatomer subunit beta-2, producing the protein MDKPCTLLVHFDKGSAAMANEIKADLEGSDVAAKVEAMKRAVMLLLNGETLPQLFITVVRYVLPSEDHTIQKLLLLYLEIIDKRDAAGRVLPEMILICQNLRNNLQHPNEYIRGVTLRFLCRLSEPEVLEPLVPSILENLEHRHHFIRRHALSAISAIYRLPHGDQLIPDAPELVERALASEQDASARRNAFLMLCLCGQERAVAYLFSNAERVTEWPDLLQMAAVDLIRKVCRSPNRADKGRYIKIIISLLSSPSTAVVYECAGALVSLSSAPTAVRAAANTYCQLLSSQSDNNVRLILLDRLNELRTSHRDVMVDVVMDVLRALASPNLDVKRKVLDLVLDLLTPRNVEEVVLYLKKEVVKTQSGELEKGGEYRQMLVQAIHACAVEFPEVAGSVVHLLMDFLGDTNVAAAVDVVLFVREIIETNPKLRVSMIQRLIDTFYQIRASRVCSIALWILGEYSLSLSEVESAIATIKQCLGDLPFFTVSEEGETTDSTKPTQPMVNSVTVSSRRPVVLADGTYATQSAATEAISTPSVTPGSLASTLNLRSLILSGDFFLAAVVACTLTKLILRLEEVQPSKVEANKACTGALLVMTSILQLGLSSYLPQPIDNDSYDRIVLCVRLLCNTGDDVRKIWLQSCRQSFAKMLAEKQFRETEEMKAKAQISHAQPDDLIDFYHLKSRRGMTQLELEDEVQDDLKAATGGFTKETDDANRLNRILQLTGFSDPVYAEAFVTVHHYDIVLDVTVINRTKETLQNLCLELATMGDLKLVDRPQNYTLAPESSKQIRANIKVSSTETGVIFGNIVYETSNVMERSVVVLNDIHIDIMDYISPATCADVTFRNMWAEFEWENKVAVNTVIQDEKEFLNHVIKSTNMKCLTPPSALDGECGFLAANLYAKSVFGEDALVNISIEKQADGKLSGYIRIRSKTQGIALSLGDKITLKQKGGS